One genomic region from Deinococcus apachensis DSM 19763 encodes:
- a CDS encoding DsbA family oxidoreductase, with the protein MTASRTAPTDLYFDFLCPFAWRGVELADVLRREQRLSFRLRHFSLVQGNHPENPDRKNPTWWLHEQGAGEGSPSQQASLSAFLAGQAAALQGEEAAWAFTLALLRARHEHKGELDEGTIRAAAGEAGLDLTRLEATLADDAVLREALAADLRDAAALGVFGTPTFVLPDGHAAYLRFSKLIRDGTGAQALWELYGEVLHSGAGIETIKRPR; encoded by the coding sequence ATGACGGCTTCCCGGACAGCTCCCACGGACCTCTACTTCGATTTCCTGTGCCCCTTCGCGTGGCGCGGAGTGGAACTGGCCGACGTGCTGCGGCGGGAGCAGAGGCTCTCCTTCCGCCTGCGGCACTTCTCACTCGTGCAGGGCAACCACCCCGAGAACCCCGACCGCAAGAACCCGACGTGGTGGCTGCACGAGCAGGGGGCCGGGGAGGGCAGCCCGTCCCAGCAGGCCAGCCTGAGCGCCTTCCTCGCCGGGCAGGCGGCGGCCCTGCAAGGGGAGGAGGCCGCCTGGGCCTTCACGTTGGCGCTCCTCCGGGCGAGACATGAACACAAGGGGGAACTGGACGAGGGGACCATTCGTGCCGCCGCCGGGGAAGCCGGGCTCGACCTGACCCGCCTTGAGGCGACTCTTGCCGACGACGCGGTCCTGCGGGAGGCCCTCGCCGCCGACCTGCGGGACGCGGCGGCCTTGGGAGTATTCGGCACGCCCACCTTCGTGCTGCCGGACGGCCACGCGGCCTACCTGCGCTTCTCGAAGCTGATCCGGGATGGAACTGGGGCCCAGGCCCTCTGGGAACTCTACGGCGAGGTGCTGCACTCGGGGGCGGGCATCGAGACGATCAAGCGGCCCCGCTGA
- a CDS encoding ester cyclase → MLRHLKEAVPMMWRAFPDLHHVLVEEDIVAFHPTMTGTHLGVYDIGPFRTLPPTGRKIRMRHMHFLRWQDNKNTELWHLMDTPSLMRQLTGPEPARTLTSCPSPSSAAGWALQEAGHPARLYGMRKLRGGGALPGPDDG, encoded by the coding sequence ATGTTGCGGCACCTCAAGGAGGCCGTGCCCATGATGTGGCGGGCCTTCCCCGATCTGCATCACGTGCTGGTCGAGGAGGACATCGTCGCCTTTCACCCCACCATGACCGGGACCCACCTTGGGGTGTACGACATCGGGCCTTTCCGCACCCTTCCCCCCACCGGCAGGAAAATCAGGATGCGCCATATGCACTTTCTGCGCTGGCAGGACAATAAGAACACCGAACTGTGGCACCTGATGGACACGCCCAGCCTGATGCGGCAGCTCACTGGCCCCGAACCGGCACGGACCCTGACCTCCTGCCCCTCCCCCTCCTCAGCGGCGGGGTGGGCTCTACAGGAAGCGGGGCATCCCGCACGCCTCTACGGAATGAGGAAGCTCCGAGGAGGAGGTGCACTGCCCGGCCCAGACGACGGCTGA
- a CDS encoding HU family DNA-binding protein translates to MLLTMTKKSTKAPAKKSSAKAAPAQEEAKTSRASGNEGGSGKVAKTQLVERVADKTGLTKKQSEEAVSAMLGVVVDAIRGGQSVGLPGLGTLSVKNTAARTGVRPGTSERIQIPAGKKVAFKVASTLKSSLGITEDTAAE, encoded by the coding sequence ATGCTGCTCACCATGACGAAGAAATCAACGAAGGCGCCCGCCAAGAAGTCCTCCGCCAAGGCTGCCCCCGCCCAGGAAGAGGCCAAGACCAGCCGCGCTTCGGGCAACGAAGGCGGCAGCGGCAAGGTTGCCAAGACCCAGCTCGTGGAGCGGGTTGCGGACAAGACTGGCCTGACCAAGAAGCAGAGCGAGGAGGCCGTCAGCGCGATGCTGGGCGTGGTCGTGGACGCGATCCGGGGCGGCCAGAGCGTGGGCCTGCCCGGCCTGGGGACCCTGAGCGTGAAGAACACCGCCGCCCGCACCGGCGTGCGCCCCGGCACCAGCGAGCGCATTCAGATTCCCGCGGGCAAGAAGGTCGCCTTCAAGGTCGCCAGCACGCTCAAGTCCTCCCTCGGCATCACCGAGGACACGGCCGCCGAGTAA
- a CDS encoding GGDEF domain-containing protein, which translates to MPVSPRRPDLFSVWTHLGWHLRTLLVVAGLVLLARLCGQVLGPDFSAHFPFLPFFSFIALCAYLRRGWGGLYATVLSTLLIRWVDMPPPVSTLSLTIFALQGLVITGIIASLHHLNRRLGQSLADLQQVNAELAEVQAELNVAAYSDTLTHLGNRRAFEGDLESCYAALQTGTFTFCLALMDLDGLKQINDTHGHLRGDALLRAFASSLQSALPSQVRLYRFGGDEFAVIWPELPASEVYRIVQAVRNAEHFTRDVGFPFIGASLGVVCVPDETRTVLEALELGDRRLYEQKNIRRRSRVA; encoded by the coding sequence ATGCCCGTGAGTCCACGACGCCCTGACCTCTTCTCCGTCTGGACTCACCTGGGATGGCATCTTCGTACCCTGCTTGTGGTCGCCGGTCTGGTCCTGCTGGCGCGTCTGTGCGGGCAAGTACTCGGGCCGGACTTCAGCGCCCACTTTCCCTTTCTCCCATTCTTCTCTTTCATCGCCCTGTGCGCGTACCTCCGCCGGGGATGGGGTGGCCTGTATGCCACGGTCCTGAGTACTCTGCTGATCCGTTGGGTCGACATGCCGCCCCCAGTTTCCACGCTGTCCCTGACCATCTTCGCGCTTCAGGGGCTGGTCATTACCGGCATCATCGCCTCTCTACATCATCTCAACCGGCGCCTGGGGCAGAGTCTGGCCGATCTGCAGCAGGTCAACGCGGAGCTGGCCGAGGTTCAGGCGGAACTGAACGTTGCGGCTTACAGCGACACGCTCACACATCTCGGCAACCGCCGCGCCTTCGAGGGTGACCTGGAGAGTTGCTACGCCGCCCTACAGACAGGGACCTTCACGTTCTGCCTGGCGCTGATGGACCTGGACGGCCTGAAGCAGATCAACGACACCCATGGGCACCTCCGGGGCGACGCGCTGCTGCGGGCCTTCGCCTCCTCCCTGCAAAGTGCCCTCCCGTCCCAGGTGCGCCTCTACCGTTTCGGCGGGGATGAATTCGCCGTAATCTGGCCCGAACTGCCCGCCAGCGAGGTCTACCGCATCGTGCAGGCCGTGCGGAACGCCGAGCATTTCACCCGGGACGTGGGGTTTCCCTTCATCGGCGCCAGCCTGGGCGTGGTCTGCGTGCCCGACGAGACCCGAACGGTCCTGGAAGCCCTGGAACTCGGGGACCGCCGTCTGTACGAACAGAAAAACATCCGCAGGCGGAGCCGGGTCGCCTGA